The Seriola aureovittata isolate HTS-2021-v1 ecotype China chromosome 12, ASM2101889v1, whole genome shotgun sequence genome window below encodes:
- the oc90 gene encoding otoconin-90 isoform X2, protein MFLMWIFMLSAGPNALSASSIFCLDPVASDRNPDFMIDCLGLRFTWLHSIFDNFPSLLNFAVRLRCSTGLCPRDLEDYGCSCRYVAAGNPVDPLDICCETHRLCYQSAAPCTQLLPLLPNNLTCSPANSSCDAGDWCEQRFCECDQAAIDCMSQSSYNSTLRGLAESSCSAANQTDLLSGAVETDEPFGGADVLSAVNDSVSFQLSNSSLLSAEMDLLMISRVENQSDIGQTDGDLAPTSPPQTPAEEFEESEGGAEEVEEEETKHLSVISKDLNETVEVLEQEEINKDHTTHNPPAVSLDSVWSFGDLPESQSEAGSEPTELSSLTVTMTMSRADITPSAWTTTSRELAKTTGEESSEEVIITTAAKSQNGAIRETTTTSNTTPSKSSEEDEEEDEEDDADEGEQEASDEYVKDMFTSDTTTFYEAVSTRTTTTPATGSSTPTDLSVNTATSPGPEIITTVTMRTTTRASLPETRPVRSTAPDSSQEEDFTPPPPAPLSPRSPGQEPLTSATTTSSSTSVRTVTQTTRGRQVTSIKPRSDNNMSAPTAAAVKSPSLTTAVSEEEVPEEVGTTTDKPPCVEGEDADSSQEKDADEWDVAQKRTVPFFAWSLLESVGLTDLQLQPDSTECSRSLTLYGSDGRARREMPALGEMLHCLTGRCPHEYEMYGCYCGQEGGGQPLDQLDRCCFFHHCCLKQISSMGCRSERKLNAQISCESGKPRCQGVTVCDKLQCVCDKTTAECMAAAHFNHSLPSQQCRGAPPPCRRASRPPKPRLSPQSSEESEEPLGGNSDSNELNDQRPGDGENTSTPPPRRFQNSDESSDLKDEEKSNPPSGSPPPPASSEESREPTLSGSQTHSHRPSADQSQGHRPAGRPEREQVKDEEEEEEEEGGGEEEEEEEGGGEEEEGN, encoded by the exons ATTGTCTGGGCCTGCGCTTCACCTGGCTCCACTCCATCTTTGATAATTTCCCCTCGTTGCTGAATTTTGCTGTGAGACTTCGCTGTTCCACGGGGCTTTGTCCACGCGACCTGGAAGATTACGGCTGCTCCTGCCGATATGTAGCAGCTGGAAACCCTGTGGATCCTCTGGACAT ctgctgtgaaactCACAGGCTGTGCTACCAGAGTGCTGCCCCCTGCACACAACTGCTGCCGCTGCTCCCAAACAACCTCACCTGCTCCCCAGCAAACTCCAGCTGTG ATGCCGGTGATTGGTGTGAGCAGAGGTTTTGTGAATGTGACCAGGCGGCCATCGATTGCATGAGTCAGAGCTCATACAACTCCACACTGAGAGGCCTCGCTGAGTCGTCCTGCTCGGCAGCAAACCAAACAG ACCTGCTCAGCGGCGCCGTGGAGACAGATGAACCCTTCGGGGGGGCAG ATGTTCTCTCAGCAGTAAACGACTCTGTGAGCTTCCAGCTGTCCAACTCTTCCCTCCTGTCAGCAG AGATGGACCTGCTAATGATCAGCAGAGTGGAAAACCAGAGTGACATCGGGCAGACGGACGGCGACCTCGCCCCCACATCCCCCCCGCAGACGCCTGCTG AGGAGTTTGAGGAAAGCGAAGGTGGTGCGGAggaggtagaagaagaagagacgaAGCACCTGAGTGTCATCTCGAAAG ATTTGAATGAGACGGTGGAAGTGCTCGAGCAGGAAGAGATAAATAAGGATCATACAACCCACAATCCTCCAGCAGTCAGCCTGG ATTCAGTTTGGTCGTTCGGTGACCTTCCAGAGTCACAGAGTGAAGCAGGGTCAGAGCCCACTGAACTCTCCTCACtgactgtaaccatgacgatgtCACGCGCTGACATCACACCGTCTGCTTGGACTACAACTTCCAGAGAGCTGGCGAAAACAACCGGGGAGGAGTCATCAGAGGAAG TCATcatcacaacagcagcaaaatcaCAAAACGGTGCAATCAGGGAAACAACAACCACATCCAACACGACGCCCTCAAAGTCCTCcgaagaagatgaggaggaggatgaggaggatgacgCCGACGAAGGGGAGCAGGAAGCTTCAGATGAGTACG TCAAGGACATGTTTACAAGTGACACAACCACATTTTATGAAGCAGTATCAACACGGACGACGACAACACCGGCAACAGGAAGCTCGACACCAACAG ATCTGTCTGTGAATACAGCCACGTCACCAGGCCCAGAGATTATTACCACGGTGACAATGAGAACTACAACAAGAGCCTCGCTCCCCGAAACCAGACCAGTCAGAAGCACAGCTCCTGACAGTTCACAGGAGGAAGACTTCACTCCACCACCTCCCGCTCCTCTCAGTCCCCGGAGTCCAG GTCAAGAGCCTCTAAcatctgcaacaacaacatCGTCGTCAACTTCAGTGAGAACCGTCACCCAGACGACACGAGGAAGACAAGTCACCTCCATCAAACCTCGATCAGATAACAACATGTCCGccccaacagcagcagctgtaaaatCTCCCTCACTCACCACGGCTGTATCTGAGGAGGAGGTGCCGGAAGAAGTCGGGACGACGACAGACAAACCTCCGTGTGTGGAAGGAGAAGACGCCGACAGCTCGCAGGAGAAGGACGCAGATg AGTGGGATGTGGCTCAGAAGAGGACGGTTCCGTTCTTCGCCTGGTCCCTGCTGGAGTCTGTTGGGCTGACCGACCTACAGCTACAGCCAGACAGCACAG AATGCAGTCGCTCCCTCACCCTGTACGGCAGCGATGGCCGAGCCAGGCGGGAGATGCCGGCGTTGGGGGAGATGCTCCACTGCCTGACGGGGCGCTGTCCACATGAGTACGAGATGTACGGCTGCTACTGCGGACAGGAGGGCGGCGGTCAACCTCTGGACCAGCTGGACAG GTGTtgcttcttccaccactgctgcctGAAGCAGATCAGTTCCATGGGCTGCAGGTCGGAGAGGAAGCTCAACGCTCAGATCTCCTGTGAGAGCGGGAAACCCCGAT GTCAGGGTGTCACTGTGTGCGACAAACTGCAGTGCGTGTGCGACAAAACCACCGCCGAGTGTATGGCAGCGGCCCACTTCAACCACAGCCTGCCGTCGCAACAGTGCCGCGGGGCGCCACCCCCCTGCCGCCGGGCCAGCAGACCCCCCAAACCACGGCTTTCCCCTCAGTCCAGCGAGGAGAGCGAGGAGCCGCTGGGAGGGAACTCTGATAGCAATGAACTGAATGACCAGAGACCTGGGGATGGAGAGAACACGAGCACGCCTCCTCCACGCCGATTTCAGAAcag tgatgAAAGCTCTGACCTGAAGGACGAAGAGAAGTCAAATCCTCCTTCGggatctcctcctcctcctgcctccagtGAAGAGAGCAGGGAGCCGACGCTCAGCGGGAGTCAAACCCACAGCCACAGGCCGAGTGCAGACCAAAGCCAAGGGCACCGACCGGCAGGGAGACCAGAAAGAGAGCAGgtgaaagatgaagaggaggaggaggaggaggaggggggaggggaggaggaggaggaggaggaggggggaggagaggaagaggagggaaactAA
- the oc90 gene encoding otoconin-90 isoform X3: MQVRVMFLMWIFMLSAGPNALSASSIFCLDPVASDRNPDFMIDCLGLRFTWLHSIFDNFPSLLNFAVRLRCSTGLCPRDLEDYGCSCRYVAAGNPVDPLDICCETHRLCYQSAAPCTQLLPLLPNNLTCSPANSSCDAGDWCEQRFCECDQAAIDCMSQSSYNSTLRGLAESSCSAANQTDLLSGAVETDEPFGGADVLSAVNDSVSFQLSNSSLLSAEMDLLMISRVENQSDIGQTDGDLAPTSPPQTPAEEFEESEGGAEEVEEEETKHLSVISKDLNETVEVLEQEEINKDHTTHNPPAVSLDSVWSFGDLPESQSEAGSEPTELSSLTVTMTMSRADITPSAWTTTSRELAKTTGEESSEEVIITTAAKSQNGAIRETTTTSNTTPSKSSEEDEEEDEEDDADEGEQEASDEYVKDMFTSDTTTFYEAVSTRTTTTPATGSSTPTATSPGPEIITTVTMRTTTRASLPETRPVRSTAPDSSQEEDFTPPPPAPLSPRSPGQEPLTSATTTSSSTSVRTVTQTTRGRQVTSIKPRSDNNMSAPTAAAVKSPSLTTAVSEEEVPEEVGTTTDKPPCVEGEDADSSQEKDADEWDVAQKRTVPFFAWSLLESVGLTDLQLQPDSTECSRSLTLYGSDGRARREMPALGEMLHCLTGRCPHEYEMYGCYCGQEGGGQPLDQLDRCCFFHHCCLKQISSMGCRSERKLNAQISCESGKPRCQGVTVCDKLQCVCDKTTAECMAAAHFNHSLPSQQCRGAPPPCRRASRPPKPRLSPQSSEESEEPLGGNSDSNELNDQRPGDGENTSTPPPRRFQNSDESSDLKDEEKSNPPSGSPPPPASSEESREPTLSGSQTHSHRPSADQSQGHRPAGRPEREQVKDEEEEEEEEGGGEEEEEEEGGGEEEEGN; this comes from the exons ATTGTCTGGGCCTGCGCTTCACCTGGCTCCACTCCATCTTTGATAATTTCCCCTCGTTGCTGAATTTTGCTGTGAGACTTCGCTGTTCCACGGGGCTTTGTCCACGCGACCTGGAAGATTACGGCTGCTCCTGCCGATATGTAGCAGCTGGAAACCCTGTGGATCCTCTGGACAT ctgctgtgaaactCACAGGCTGTGCTACCAGAGTGCTGCCCCCTGCACACAACTGCTGCCGCTGCTCCCAAACAACCTCACCTGCTCCCCAGCAAACTCCAGCTGTG ATGCCGGTGATTGGTGTGAGCAGAGGTTTTGTGAATGTGACCAGGCGGCCATCGATTGCATGAGTCAGAGCTCATACAACTCCACACTGAGAGGCCTCGCTGAGTCGTCCTGCTCGGCAGCAAACCAAACAG ACCTGCTCAGCGGCGCCGTGGAGACAGATGAACCCTTCGGGGGGGCAG ATGTTCTCTCAGCAGTAAACGACTCTGTGAGCTTCCAGCTGTCCAACTCTTCCCTCCTGTCAGCAG AGATGGACCTGCTAATGATCAGCAGAGTGGAAAACCAGAGTGACATCGGGCAGACGGACGGCGACCTCGCCCCCACATCCCCCCCGCAGACGCCTGCTG AGGAGTTTGAGGAAAGCGAAGGTGGTGCGGAggaggtagaagaagaagagacgaAGCACCTGAGTGTCATCTCGAAAG ATTTGAATGAGACGGTGGAAGTGCTCGAGCAGGAAGAGATAAATAAGGATCATACAACCCACAATCCTCCAGCAGTCAGCCTGG ATTCAGTTTGGTCGTTCGGTGACCTTCCAGAGTCACAGAGTGAAGCAGGGTCAGAGCCCACTGAACTCTCCTCACtgactgtaaccatgacgatgtCACGCGCTGACATCACACCGTCTGCTTGGACTACAACTTCCAGAGAGCTGGCGAAAACAACCGGGGAGGAGTCATCAGAGGAAG TCATcatcacaacagcagcaaaatcaCAAAACGGTGCAATCAGGGAAACAACAACCACATCCAACACGACGCCCTCAAAGTCCTCcgaagaagatgaggaggaggatgaggaggatgacgCCGACGAAGGGGAGCAGGAAGCTTCAGATGAGTACG TCAAGGACATGTTTACAAGTGACACAACCACATTTTATGAAGCAGTATCAACACGGACGACGACAACACCGGCAACAGGAAGCTCGACACCAACAG CCACGTCACCAGGCCCAGAGATTATTACCACGGTGACAATGAGAACTACAACAAGAGCCTCGCTCCCCGAAACCAGACCAGTCAGAAGCACAGCTCCTGACAGTTCACAGGAGGAAGACTTCACTCCACCACCTCCCGCTCCTCTCAGTCCCCGGAGTCCAG GTCAAGAGCCTCTAAcatctgcaacaacaacatCGTCGTCAACTTCAGTGAGAACCGTCACCCAGACGACACGAGGAAGACAAGTCACCTCCATCAAACCTCGATCAGATAACAACATGTCCGccccaacagcagcagctgtaaaatCTCCCTCACTCACCACGGCTGTATCTGAGGAGGAGGTGCCGGAAGAAGTCGGGACGACGACAGACAAACCTCCGTGTGTGGAAGGAGAAGACGCCGACAGCTCGCAGGAGAAGGACGCAGATg AGTGGGATGTGGCTCAGAAGAGGACGGTTCCGTTCTTCGCCTGGTCCCTGCTGGAGTCTGTTGGGCTGACCGACCTACAGCTACAGCCAGACAGCACAG AATGCAGTCGCTCCCTCACCCTGTACGGCAGCGATGGCCGAGCCAGGCGGGAGATGCCGGCGTTGGGGGAGATGCTCCACTGCCTGACGGGGCGCTGTCCACATGAGTACGAGATGTACGGCTGCTACTGCGGACAGGAGGGCGGCGGTCAACCTCTGGACCAGCTGGACAG GTGTtgcttcttccaccactgctgcctGAAGCAGATCAGTTCCATGGGCTGCAGGTCGGAGAGGAAGCTCAACGCTCAGATCTCCTGTGAGAGCGGGAAACCCCGAT GTCAGGGTGTCACTGTGTGCGACAAACTGCAGTGCGTGTGCGACAAAACCACCGCCGAGTGTATGGCAGCGGCCCACTTCAACCACAGCCTGCCGTCGCAACAGTGCCGCGGGGCGCCACCCCCCTGCCGCCGGGCCAGCAGACCCCCCAAACCACGGCTTTCCCCTCAGTCCAGCGAGGAGAGCGAGGAGCCGCTGGGAGGGAACTCTGATAGCAATGAACTGAATGACCAGAGACCTGGGGATGGAGAGAACACGAGCACGCCTCCTCCACGCCGATTTCAGAAcag tgatgAAAGCTCTGACCTGAAGGACGAAGAGAAGTCAAATCCTCCTTCGggatctcctcctcctcctgcctccagtGAAGAGAGCAGGGAGCCGACGCTCAGCGGGAGTCAAACCCACAGCCACAGGCCGAGTGCAGACCAAAGCCAAGGGCACCGACCGGCAGGGAGACCAGAAAGAGAGCAGgtgaaagatgaagaggaggaggaggaggaggaggggggaggggaggaggaggaggaggaggaggggggaggagaggaagaggagggaaactAA
- the oc90 gene encoding otoconin-90 isoform X1 has protein sequence MQVRVMFLMWIFMLSAGPNALSASSIFCLDPVASDRNPDFMIDCLGLRFTWLHSIFDNFPSLLNFAVRLRCSTGLCPRDLEDYGCSCRYVAAGNPVDPLDICCETHRLCYQSAAPCTQLLPLLPNNLTCSPANSSCDAGDWCEQRFCECDQAAIDCMSQSSYNSTLRGLAESSCSAANQTDLLSGAVETDEPFGGADVLSAVNDSVSFQLSNSSLLSAEMDLLMISRVENQSDIGQTDGDLAPTSPPQTPAEEFEESEGGAEEVEEEETKHLSVISKDLNETVEVLEQEEINKDHTTHNPPAVSLDSVWSFGDLPESQSEAGSEPTELSSLTVTMTMSRADITPSAWTTTSRELAKTTGEESSEEVIITTAAKSQNGAIRETTTTSNTTPSKSSEEDEEEDEEDDADEGEQEASDEYVKDMFTSDTTTFYEAVSTRTTTTPATGSSTPTDLSVNTATSPGPEIITTVTMRTTTRASLPETRPVRSTAPDSSQEEDFTPPPPAPLSPRSPGQEPLTSATTTSSSTSVRTVTQTTRGRQVTSIKPRSDNNMSAPTAAAVKSPSLTTAVSEEEVPEEVGTTTDKPPCVEGEDADSSQEKDADEWDVAQKRTVPFFAWSLLESVGLTDLQLQPDSTECSRSLTLYGSDGRARREMPALGEMLHCLTGRCPHEYEMYGCYCGQEGGGQPLDQLDRCCFFHHCCLKQISSMGCRSERKLNAQISCESGKPRCQGVTVCDKLQCVCDKTTAECMAAAHFNHSLPSQQCRGAPPPCRRASRPPKPRLSPQSSEESEEPLGGNSDSNELNDQRPGDGENTSTPPPRRFQNSDESSDLKDEEKSNPPSGSPPPPASSEESREPTLSGSQTHSHRPSADQSQGHRPAGRPEREQVKDEEEEEEEEGGGEEEEEEEGGGEEEEGN, from the exons ATTGTCTGGGCCTGCGCTTCACCTGGCTCCACTCCATCTTTGATAATTTCCCCTCGTTGCTGAATTTTGCTGTGAGACTTCGCTGTTCCACGGGGCTTTGTCCACGCGACCTGGAAGATTACGGCTGCTCCTGCCGATATGTAGCAGCTGGAAACCCTGTGGATCCTCTGGACAT ctgctgtgaaactCACAGGCTGTGCTACCAGAGTGCTGCCCCCTGCACACAACTGCTGCCGCTGCTCCCAAACAACCTCACCTGCTCCCCAGCAAACTCCAGCTGTG ATGCCGGTGATTGGTGTGAGCAGAGGTTTTGTGAATGTGACCAGGCGGCCATCGATTGCATGAGTCAGAGCTCATACAACTCCACACTGAGAGGCCTCGCTGAGTCGTCCTGCTCGGCAGCAAACCAAACAG ACCTGCTCAGCGGCGCCGTGGAGACAGATGAACCCTTCGGGGGGGCAG ATGTTCTCTCAGCAGTAAACGACTCTGTGAGCTTCCAGCTGTCCAACTCTTCCCTCCTGTCAGCAG AGATGGACCTGCTAATGATCAGCAGAGTGGAAAACCAGAGTGACATCGGGCAGACGGACGGCGACCTCGCCCCCACATCCCCCCCGCAGACGCCTGCTG AGGAGTTTGAGGAAAGCGAAGGTGGTGCGGAggaggtagaagaagaagagacgaAGCACCTGAGTGTCATCTCGAAAG ATTTGAATGAGACGGTGGAAGTGCTCGAGCAGGAAGAGATAAATAAGGATCATACAACCCACAATCCTCCAGCAGTCAGCCTGG ATTCAGTTTGGTCGTTCGGTGACCTTCCAGAGTCACAGAGTGAAGCAGGGTCAGAGCCCACTGAACTCTCCTCACtgactgtaaccatgacgatgtCACGCGCTGACATCACACCGTCTGCTTGGACTACAACTTCCAGAGAGCTGGCGAAAACAACCGGGGAGGAGTCATCAGAGGAAG TCATcatcacaacagcagcaaaatcaCAAAACGGTGCAATCAGGGAAACAACAACCACATCCAACACGACGCCCTCAAAGTCCTCcgaagaagatgaggaggaggatgaggaggatgacgCCGACGAAGGGGAGCAGGAAGCTTCAGATGAGTACG TCAAGGACATGTTTACAAGTGACACAACCACATTTTATGAAGCAGTATCAACACGGACGACGACAACACCGGCAACAGGAAGCTCGACACCAACAG ATCTGTCTGTGAATACAGCCACGTCACCAGGCCCAGAGATTATTACCACGGTGACAATGAGAACTACAACAAGAGCCTCGCTCCCCGAAACCAGACCAGTCAGAAGCACAGCTCCTGACAGTTCACAGGAGGAAGACTTCACTCCACCACCTCCCGCTCCTCTCAGTCCCCGGAGTCCAG GTCAAGAGCCTCTAAcatctgcaacaacaacatCGTCGTCAACTTCAGTGAGAACCGTCACCCAGACGACACGAGGAAGACAAGTCACCTCCATCAAACCTCGATCAGATAACAACATGTCCGccccaacagcagcagctgtaaaatCTCCCTCACTCACCACGGCTGTATCTGAGGAGGAGGTGCCGGAAGAAGTCGGGACGACGACAGACAAACCTCCGTGTGTGGAAGGAGAAGACGCCGACAGCTCGCAGGAGAAGGACGCAGATg AGTGGGATGTGGCTCAGAAGAGGACGGTTCCGTTCTTCGCCTGGTCCCTGCTGGAGTCTGTTGGGCTGACCGACCTACAGCTACAGCCAGACAGCACAG AATGCAGTCGCTCCCTCACCCTGTACGGCAGCGATGGCCGAGCCAGGCGGGAGATGCCGGCGTTGGGGGAGATGCTCCACTGCCTGACGGGGCGCTGTCCACATGAGTACGAGATGTACGGCTGCTACTGCGGACAGGAGGGCGGCGGTCAACCTCTGGACCAGCTGGACAG GTGTtgcttcttccaccactgctgcctGAAGCAGATCAGTTCCATGGGCTGCAGGTCGGAGAGGAAGCTCAACGCTCAGATCTCCTGTGAGAGCGGGAAACCCCGAT GTCAGGGTGTCACTGTGTGCGACAAACTGCAGTGCGTGTGCGACAAAACCACCGCCGAGTGTATGGCAGCGGCCCACTTCAACCACAGCCTGCCGTCGCAACAGTGCCGCGGGGCGCCACCCCCCTGCCGCCGGGCCAGCAGACCCCCCAAACCACGGCTTTCCCCTCAGTCCAGCGAGGAGAGCGAGGAGCCGCTGGGAGGGAACTCTGATAGCAATGAACTGAATGACCAGAGACCTGGGGATGGAGAGAACACGAGCACGCCTCCTCCACGCCGATTTCAGAAcag tgatgAAAGCTCTGACCTGAAGGACGAAGAGAAGTCAAATCCTCCTTCGggatctcctcctcctcctgcctccagtGAAGAGAGCAGGGAGCCGACGCTCAGCGGGAGTCAAACCCACAGCCACAGGCCGAGTGCAGACCAAAGCCAAGGGCACCGACCGGCAGGGAGACCAGAAAGAGAGCAGgtgaaagatgaagaggaggaggaggaggaggaggggggaggggaggaggaggaggaggaggaggggggaggagaggaagaggagggaaactAA
- the oc90 gene encoding otoconin-90 isoform X4, which translates to MSQSSYNSTLRGLAESSCSAANQTDLLSGAVETDEPFGGADVLSAVNDSVSFQLSNSSLLSAEMDLLMISRVENQSDIGQTDGDLAPTSPPQTPAEEFEESEGGAEEVEEEETKHLSVISKDLNETVEVLEQEEINKDHTTHNPPAVSLDSVWSFGDLPESQSEAGSEPTELSSLTVTMTMSRADITPSAWTTTSRELAKTTGEESSEEVIITTAAKSQNGAIRETTTTSNTTPSKSSEEDEEEDEEDDADEGEQEASDEYVKDMFTSDTTTFYEAVSTRTTTTPATGSSTPTDLSVNTATSPGPEIITTVTMRTTTRASLPETRPVRSTAPDSSQEEDFTPPPPAPLSPRSPGQEPLTSATTTSSSTSVRTVTQTTRGRQVTSIKPRSDNNMSAPTAAAVKSPSLTTAVSEEEVPEEVGTTTDKPPCVEGEDADSSQEKDADEWDVAQKRTVPFFAWSLLESVGLTDLQLQPDSTECSRSLTLYGSDGRARREMPALGEMLHCLTGRCPHEYEMYGCYCGQEGGGQPLDQLDRCCFFHHCCLKQISSMGCRSERKLNAQISCESGKPRCQGVTVCDKLQCVCDKTTAECMAAAHFNHSLPSQQCRGAPPPCRRASRPPKPRLSPQSSEESEEPLGGNSDSNELNDQRPGDGENTSTPPPRRFQNSDESSDLKDEEKSNPPSGSPPPPASSEESREPTLSGSQTHSHRPSADQSQGHRPAGRPEREQVKDEEEEEEEEGGGEEEEEEEGGGEEEEGN; encoded by the exons ATGAGTCAGAGCTCATACAACTCCACACTGAGAGGCCTCGCTGAGTCGTCCTGCTCGGCAGCAAACCAAACAG ACCTGCTCAGCGGCGCCGTGGAGACAGATGAACCCTTCGGGGGGGCAG ATGTTCTCTCAGCAGTAAACGACTCTGTGAGCTTCCAGCTGTCCAACTCTTCCCTCCTGTCAGCAG AGATGGACCTGCTAATGATCAGCAGAGTGGAAAACCAGAGTGACATCGGGCAGACGGACGGCGACCTCGCCCCCACATCCCCCCCGCAGACGCCTGCTG AGGAGTTTGAGGAAAGCGAAGGTGGTGCGGAggaggtagaagaagaagagacgaAGCACCTGAGTGTCATCTCGAAAG ATTTGAATGAGACGGTGGAAGTGCTCGAGCAGGAAGAGATAAATAAGGATCATACAACCCACAATCCTCCAGCAGTCAGCCTGG ATTCAGTTTGGTCGTTCGGTGACCTTCCAGAGTCACAGAGTGAAGCAGGGTCAGAGCCCACTGAACTCTCCTCACtgactgtaaccatgacgatgtCACGCGCTGACATCACACCGTCTGCTTGGACTACAACTTCCAGAGAGCTGGCGAAAACAACCGGGGAGGAGTCATCAGAGGAAG TCATcatcacaacagcagcaaaatcaCAAAACGGTGCAATCAGGGAAACAACAACCACATCCAACACGACGCCCTCAAAGTCCTCcgaagaagatgaggaggaggatgaggaggatgacgCCGACGAAGGGGAGCAGGAAGCTTCAGATGAGTACG TCAAGGACATGTTTACAAGTGACACAACCACATTTTATGAAGCAGTATCAACACGGACGACGACAACACCGGCAACAGGAAGCTCGACACCAACAG ATCTGTCTGTGAATACAGCCACGTCACCAGGCCCAGAGATTATTACCACGGTGACAATGAGAACTACAACAAGAGCCTCGCTCCCCGAAACCAGACCAGTCAGAAGCACAGCTCCTGACAGTTCACAGGAGGAAGACTTCACTCCACCACCTCCCGCTCCTCTCAGTCCCCGGAGTCCAG GTCAAGAGCCTCTAAcatctgcaacaacaacatCGTCGTCAACTTCAGTGAGAACCGTCACCCAGACGACACGAGGAAGACAAGTCACCTCCATCAAACCTCGATCAGATAACAACATGTCCGccccaacagcagcagctgtaaaatCTCCCTCACTCACCACGGCTGTATCTGAGGAGGAGGTGCCGGAAGAAGTCGGGACGACGACAGACAAACCTCCGTGTGTGGAAGGAGAAGACGCCGACAGCTCGCAGGAGAAGGACGCAGATg AGTGGGATGTGGCTCAGAAGAGGACGGTTCCGTTCTTCGCCTGGTCCCTGCTGGAGTCTGTTGGGCTGACCGACCTACAGCTACAGCCAGACAGCACAG AATGCAGTCGCTCCCTCACCCTGTACGGCAGCGATGGCCGAGCCAGGCGGGAGATGCCGGCGTTGGGGGAGATGCTCCACTGCCTGACGGGGCGCTGTCCACATGAGTACGAGATGTACGGCTGCTACTGCGGACAGGAGGGCGGCGGTCAACCTCTGGACCAGCTGGACAG GTGTtgcttcttccaccactgctgcctGAAGCAGATCAGTTCCATGGGCTGCAGGTCGGAGAGGAAGCTCAACGCTCAGATCTCCTGTGAGAGCGGGAAACCCCGAT GTCAGGGTGTCACTGTGTGCGACAAACTGCAGTGCGTGTGCGACAAAACCACCGCCGAGTGTATGGCAGCGGCCCACTTCAACCACAGCCTGCCGTCGCAACAGTGCCGCGGGGCGCCACCCCCCTGCCGCCGGGCCAGCAGACCCCCCAAACCACGGCTTTCCCCTCAGTCCAGCGAGGAGAGCGAGGAGCCGCTGGGAGGGAACTCTGATAGCAATGAACTGAATGACCAGAGACCTGGGGATGGAGAGAACACGAGCACGCCTCCTCCACGCCGATTTCAGAAcag tgatgAAAGCTCTGACCTGAAGGACGAAGAGAAGTCAAATCCTCCTTCGggatctcctcctcctcctgcctccagtGAAGAGAGCAGGGAGCCGACGCTCAGCGGGAGTCAAACCCACAGCCACAGGCCGAGTGCAGACCAAAGCCAAGGGCACCGACCGGCAGGGAGACCAGAAAGAGAGCAGgtgaaagatgaagaggaggaggaggaggaggaggggggaggggaggaggaggaggaggaggaggggggaggagaggaagaggagggaaactAA